From one Bradyrhizobium sp. Ash2021 genomic stretch:
- a CDS encoding DUF3237 domain-containing protein, with product MTPVLETRYVFTITARVGEVTTAGETGHGVRRIIPITGGEVRGEGINGKVCAFGADFQIIRPNELIELEAKYAFETDDGAVVYVENKGIRFGPVELLQKLKRGEPVDPKLIYCRTVPKFETGAEKYRWLMENLFVASAARHADRVVIDVHQVL from the coding sequence ATGACGCCCGTGCTCGAAACCAGATACGTCTTCACCATCACCGCCCGCGTCGGCGAAGTGACGACCGCCGGCGAGACCGGTCATGGCGTTCGCCGCATCATCCCGATCACCGGCGGTGAGGTGCGGGGCGAAGGCATCAACGGAAAAGTCTGCGCGTTCGGTGCGGATTTTCAGATCATCCGGCCGAACGAGCTGATCGAGCTCGAGGCCAAATACGCCTTCGAGACCGATGACGGCGCGGTGGTCTATGTCGAGAACAAGGGCATTCGGTTCGGGCCGGTCGAACTGCTGCAGAAGCTCAAGCGCGGCGAGCCGGTCGATCCAAAGCTGATCTATTGCCGCACCGTGCCGAAATTCGAGACCGGGGCCGAAAAATACCGCTGGCTGATGGAAAACCTGTTCGTGGCGTCAGCCGCCCGCCACGCCGACCGCGTCGTTATCGACGTGCATCAGGTGCTGTAA
- a CDS encoding LysR family transcriptional regulator, with protein sequence MDRIDAMQAFVAVADLQGFAPAARKLRLSPSAVTRLVAALEDRLGARLLQRTTRQVTLTDAGARYLERARRILADVEEAESSAEGEQTRPGGRLVVSAPVGFGRLHVSPVVTAYLKRYPEVSVDLRLSDRVINLVEDGVDLAVRIGHLPDSTLVGRHVGEMRRIVVAAKDYLKRRDEPKRPADIAAHDTIQFGAMTASPDWRFVEDGSELRVPCTPRFSTNSADAAVQYAEQGGGLTRVFAYQAAESLRAGRLKIVLAKFEVPPLPIHIVYPTSRLLSAKVRTFIDLVTETSDWHFG encoded by the coding sequence ATGGACCGGATCGACGCCATGCAGGCCTTTGTCGCCGTCGCCGACCTGCAGGGATTTGCTCCTGCGGCGCGCAAGCTCCGGCTGTCGCCTTCCGCCGTGACGCGGCTGGTCGCGGCGCTGGAGGATCGTCTCGGCGCGCGGCTGCTGCAGCGGACCACGCGGCAGGTCACGCTCACCGATGCCGGGGCGCGCTATCTGGAGCGCGCACGCCGCATCCTCGCCGATGTCGAGGAGGCGGAAAGTTCGGCCGAGGGCGAGCAGACCCGGCCGGGCGGCCGGCTGGTGGTTTCCGCGCCGGTCGGATTCGGGCGGCTGCACGTCAGTCCGGTCGTTACGGCCTATCTGAAGCGCTATCCGGAGGTGTCGGTCGATCTGCGCCTGTCGGATCGCGTGATCAATCTGGTGGAGGACGGCGTCGATCTTGCGGTCCGGATCGGTCACCTTCCGGATTCGACCCTGGTCGGGCGTCACGTCGGCGAGATGCGGCGGATCGTGGTGGCCGCAAAGGACTATCTGAAACGCCGCGACGAGCCGAAGCGGCCTGCGGACATTGCCGCGCACGACACCATCCAGTTCGGCGCCATGACCGCGTCGCCGGACTGGCGCTTTGTCGAGGACGGAAGCGAACTCCGTGTTCCCTGCACGCCGCGCTTTTCGACCAACAGCGCCGATGCCGCGGTCCAGTACGCCGAGCAGGGCGGCGGCCTGACCCGGGTGTTCGCCTATCAGGCGGCCGAATCACTCAGGGCAGGGCGGCTCAAAATCGTGCTGGCGAAATTCGAGGTGCCGCCGTTGCCGATCCACATCGTCTATCCGACGTCGCGGCTGTTGTCGGCCAAGGTGCGCACCTTCATCGATCTCGTGACCGAGACCAGCGACTGGCATTTTGGGTGA
- a CDS encoding DUF3551 domain-containing protein: MVFTALPASAQPNDPYDYPYCLQGKQYGLPGLCQFTSYQQCQATAYGTFSYCGINPRFAYGWQPRGRRPYQER; encoded by the coding sequence ATGGTGTTCACAGCATTACCGGCATCCGCTCAACCAAATGACCCCTACGATTATCCCTACTGCCTACAAGGTAAACAGTACGGCCTCCCGGGGTTGTGTCAGTTCACAAGCTACCAGCAGTGCCAGGCTACGGCCTACGGGACATTTTCGTATTGTGGCATAAATCCTCGATTTGCATACGGATGGCAACCGCGCGGCCGACGACCTTACCAAGAGCGGTGA
- a CDS encoding TRAP transporter permease, which produces MSTDAVAVLGFIALFTLMLLRVPVGMAMGLVGVTGFGYLVGFSPALKLVGQTSMRTVTDYTFGVIPMFLLMGTLVSNSGMSRELFRAANGFVGHLRGGLGIATVAACGGFAAICGSSVATAATFSAVAYPEMRRFGYPQSFATGVIAAGGTLGAMLPPSTVLAVYGIITEQDIGKLFIAGIIPGLLAMTMYMITIALIGYLRPGFLPTGPQTSWRERFAGLKNIWAPVLLFVFVIGGLYGLPFLPRFTPTEAGGVGATGAFLIGLLTGRLDKEKILNSLLQATRTAAAVFTVLIGALIFGYFLTVTQTPQKVTEFLTGLGLGPYGVLALIMVMYLVLGCLMDAMAMIILTVPIIFPVISHLGFDPIWFGVIIVMTVELGLIHPPVGMNVFVIKSVVKDVSFSTIFKGVLPFVATDLIRLVILIAFPLLATWLPQRMMSGVH; this is translated from the coding sequence ATGAGCACCGACGCCGTCGCCGTTCTCGGCTTCATTGCACTGTTCACCCTGATGCTGCTGCGCGTGCCGGTCGGCATGGCGATGGGCCTCGTCGGCGTCACCGGCTTCGGTTATCTCGTCGGCTTCTCGCCGGCGCTGAAACTGGTCGGCCAGACCTCGATGCGCACGGTGACCGACTACACCTTCGGCGTGATTCCGATGTTCCTGCTGATGGGCACGCTGGTCAGCAATTCCGGCATGAGCCGCGAACTGTTCCGCGCCGCCAACGGCTTTGTCGGACATTTGCGCGGCGGGCTCGGCATTGCCACGGTGGCGGCGTGCGGCGGCTTTGCCGCGATCTGCGGCTCGTCGGTCGCGACCGCCGCGACGTTCTCGGCCGTCGCGTATCCCGAGATGCGGCGCTTCGGCTATCCGCAGTCCTTTGCCACCGGCGTGATCGCGGCCGGCGGCACGCTGGGGGCGATGCTGCCGCCGTCCACCGTGCTTGCGGTCTACGGCATCATCACCGAGCAGGACATCGGAAAACTGTTCATCGCCGGCATCATTCCCGGCCTGCTCGCGATGACCATGTACATGATCACGATCGCGCTGATCGGATATTTGCGGCCGGGTTTTCTGCCGACCGGTCCGCAAACCAGCTGGCGCGAACGCTTCGCGGGCCTGAAAAATATCTGGGCGCCGGTGCTGCTGTTCGTGTTCGTGATCGGCGGGCTTTACGGGCTGCCCTTCCTGCCGCGCTTTACGCCGACCGAAGCCGGCGGCGTCGGCGCCACCGGGGCGTTCCTGATCGGCCTGCTCACCGGACGGCTCGACAAGGAAAAAATCCTCAATTCGCTGTTGCAGGCGACCCGCACCGCGGCCGCGGTGTTCACCGTGCTGATCGGCGCCTTGATCTTCGGATATTTCCTCACGGTGACGCAGACCCCGCAAAAGGTGACGGAGTTTCTGACCGGCCTCGGGCTCGGCCCCTACGGCGTGCTGGCGCTGATCATGGTGATGTATCTGGTGCTCGGCTGCCTGATGGACGCGATGGCGATGATCATCCTGACGGTCCCGATCATCTTTCCGGTGATCTCGCATCTCGGCTTCGACCCGATCTGGTTCGGCGTCATCATCGTGATGACGGTGGAGCTTGGCCTGATCCATCCGCCGGTCGGCATGAACGTCTTTGTCATCAAGAGCGTCGTCAAGGACGTGTCGTTCTCCACGATCTTCAAGGGCGTGCTGCCGTTCGTGGCGACCGACCTCATTCGTCTGGTCATCCTGATCGCCTTTCCGTTGCTGGCGACCTGGCTGCCGCAACGCATGATGTCGGGGGTTCATTAG
- a CDS encoding crotonase/enoyl-CoA hydratase family protein, protein MGNAVPAAAGQSELLKIEQIGAVLAVGLNRPAKRNALNDGIILAIHDCFSSLPDGIGAVVIHGVGDHFSSGLDLSELTEHDATEGLRHSQMWHRVFDRIQYSRVPVIAALKGAVIGGGLELACAAHIRVAEPSAYFALPEGQRGIFVGGGGSVRLPRLIGVARMTDMMLTGRVYSATEGAAYGFSQYLTEAGGALPKAMELAERVAANAPLTNFAVLQALPMIAEANPQAGLLMESLMATVAQSDKEAKRRIRAFLDRKTAKVKPS, encoded by the coding sequence ATGGGAAACGCCGTCCCCGCCGCCGCGGGTCAATCCGAATTGCTCAAGATCGAACAGATCGGCGCGGTGCTGGCCGTGGGGCTCAACCGGCCGGCGAAGCGCAATGCGCTGAACGACGGCATCATCCTTGCGATCCATGATTGCTTCTCCAGTCTCCCGGACGGAATCGGCGCCGTGGTGATCCATGGCGTCGGCGATCACTTCTCGTCCGGCCTCGACCTCTCCGAACTGACCGAGCACGACGCCACCGAGGGCCTGCGGCATTCGCAGATGTGGCACCGGGTGTTCGACCGCATTCAATATAGCCGCGTGCCTGTCATAGCCGCACTCAAAGGCGCGGTGATCGGCGGCGGGCTGGAACTCGCCTGCGCCGCGCATATCCGGGTCGCTGAGCCGAGCGCCTATTTCGCGCTGCCCGAGGGCCAGCGCGGCATTTTCGTCGGCGGCGGCGGCTCGGTGCGGCTGCCGCGGCTGATCGGCGTGGCGCGGATGACCGACATGATGCTGACGGGCCGGGTCTACTCCGCGACCGAGGGCGCGGCTTACGGTTTCTCGCAATACCTCACCGAAGCCGGCGGCGCGCTGCCCAAGGCGATGGAGCTGGCCGAACGCGTCGCCGCCAATGCGCCGTTGACCAATTTTGCCGTGCTGCAGGCGCTGCCGATGATCGCGGAGGCCAATCCGCAGGCCGGCCTGTTGATGGAATCGCTGATGGCGACGGTGGCGCAGAGCGACAAAGAGGCAAAGCGCCGGATTCGCGCCTTTCTCGACCGCAAGACCGCAAAGGTGAAACCAAGCTGA
- a CDS encoding PaaI family thioesterase: protein MTTDTPVITDVPLTDIPLGFEPHFRKSPLTDPWEPLYSKRTHKAVIIGLRLARPHTNGRGLIHGGLIAALADNAMGHSCGHRMGGASSLVTISLAVDFIGTAQVGQWLAVETDVIKTGSTICFAQSLIKADDAVIARANGTFRVVPKRDAVVPGRA from the coding sequence ATGACAACCGACACGCCCGTCATCACTGACGTTCCCTTGACTGACATTCCCTTGGGCTTTGAACCTCACTTCAGGAAAAGCCCGCTCACCGACCCCTGGGAGCCGCTTTATTCGAAGCGGACCCACAAGGCGGTGATTATCGGATTGCGGCTGGCCAGGCCGCACACCAACGGCCGCGGCCTGATTCACGGCGGACTGATTGCCGCACTCGCCGACAACGCGATGGGCCATAGCTGTGGGCATCGCATGGGTGGCGCGTCGTCGCTGGTGACGATCTCGCTCGCGGTCGACTTCATCGGTACCGCGCAGGTCGGGCAATGGCTCGCGGTCGAGACCGACGTGATCAAGACCGGCAGCACGATCTGCTTCGCGCAAAGCCTGATCAAGGCCGACGACGCCGTGATCGCGCGCGCCAATGGCACGTTCCGGGTGGTTCCGAAAAGAGATGCTGTCGTTCCGGGGCGCGCATAG
- a CDS encoding alpha/beta fold hydrolase: MSADADGARTAQEPEGATPSRIALELRTVRLRDFTVVNSGVPTLLCPPLALHGAAIADLAAGHSLVAALRGAGIERLFVADWRSASADMRFLGIDEYLAELNVLVDHVGGLVDLVGLCQGGWLSLVYAGRFPAKVRKLVMAGAPVDIAAQQSGLSAIAEATPLIMFESLVNFGDGRVIGRNIAPFWGNETDPNDIRESLQILQPIGSAEFTRLEAIFKNWNSWTIDVPGKYYLEVVEKLYKRNELARGSFVALGQRIDLSRLLLPMYLLAGSADNVVAPEQLLAVERLVGTQPESLRHAVAPCGHLSLFMGRRTLEAYWPGIVRWMKEAA; the protein is encoded by the coding sequence TTGTCGGCCGATGCGGATGGCGCCCGCACTGCGCAAGAGCCGGAAGGAGCCACGCCAAGCAGGATTGCGCTGGAGCTGCGTACAGTCCGGCTCCGTGACTTTACTGTGGTCAACAGCGGCGTTCCCACCCTGCTGTGCCCACCGCTCGCGCTGCATGGAGCCGCTATTGCCGACCTTGCAGCCGGACACAGTCTCGTTGCCGCTCTCCGTGGTGCCGGAATCGAACGACTGTTTGTGGCCGATTGGCGCTCAGCCAGCGCTGACATGCGATTTCTCGGAATTGACGAATATCTCGCCGAGCTCAATGTCCTTGTCGATCATGTCGGTGGCCTGGTTGATCTCGTGGGGCTGTGCCAGGGGGGCTGGTTATCCCTGGTCTATGCGGGACGATTCCCAGCCAAGGTACGCAAGCTTGTCATGGCCGGCGCGCCGGTTGATATTGCTGCGCAGCAATCCGGTTTGTCGGCGATCGCCGAGGCGACTCCCCTGATCATGTTTGAGAGCCTGGTGAATTTCGGCGACGGTCGCGTTATCGGCCGCAATATCGCGCCGTTTTGGGGCAACGAGACTGACCCAAACGATATTCGCGAATCTCTCCAGATCCTTCAGCCGATCGGCTCGGCAGAATTCACGCGGCTCGAAGCCATCTTCAAGAACTGGAACTCCTGGACGATCGACGTTCCCGGAAAATACTATCTCGAAGTTGTCGAGAAGCTATACAAGCGCAACGAACTCGCCCGCGGAAGCTTCGTCGCCCTCGGGCAAAGGATCGACCTCTCGCGGCTGCTGCTTCCGATGTATCTTCTGGCCGGGAGCGCCGACAACGTGGTCGCCCCGGAACAATTGCTCGCCGTGGAGCGGCTGGTGGGAACGCAGCCGGAATCTCTTCGCCACGCGGTCGCCCCGTGCGGTCATCTAAGCCTGTTCATGGGGAGGCGGACGCTTGAAGCGTATTGGCCGGGAATTGTGCGTTGGATGAAGGAAGCCGCTTGA
- a CDS encoding TRAP transporter small permease produces MNRASMDRFIDTIEWIAAGFVGIVALNIFIAVILRNTLNYAIPDSFDIGRMLLGILIFWGIAATSYRGGHITVDLIWANVSPKYQRWIDVFATLVLLFVVTVQTWTLFDKVRGTYYDNVLTFEMHMPTWPFFAVAWAGDVSAVLLIAIRTYRLIFYPDLMHDPKIKTVE; encoded by the coding sequence ATGAATCGCGCGTCTATGGATCGCTTTATCGACACGATCGAATGGATCGCCGCCGGCTTCGTCGGCATCGTGGCGCTCAACATCTTCATCGCGGTGATCCTGCGCAATACGCTCAACTACGCGATCCCGGACTCCTTCGATATCGGGCGCATGCTGCTCGGCATCCTGATCTTCTGGGGCATCGCCGCCACCTCCTATCGCGGCGGCCACATCACCGTCGATCTGATCTGGGCCAATGTCAGCCCGAAATACCAGCGCTGGATCGACGTGTTCGCGACGCTGGTGCTGCTGTTCGTGGTGACGGTGCAGACCTGGACGCTGTTCGACAAGGTGCGCGGCACCTATTACGACAACGTCCTCACCTTCGAGATGCACATGCCGACCTGGCCGTTCTTCGCCGTCGCCTGGGCCGGCGACGTGTCCGCGGTCTTGCTGATCGCGATCCGCACCTACCGGCTGATTTTCTACCCGGATCTGATGCACGATCCCAAGATCAAGACTGTGGAGTAG
- the pobA gene encoding 4-hydroxybenzoate 3-monooxygenase — MRTKVAIIGGGPAGLLLGQLLHAYGIDNLILERQTPEYVLGRIRAGLLEEGTVALLDQVGAGARAHREGLIHHGVELAFGGARHRIDMHAPTGKTVMIYGQTEVTLDLMNARKAAGLTTVYQAAGVEPHDFDSDHPRVSYVKDGVACEIACDFIAGCDGFHGVSRASVKPSAIQTFERIYPFGWLGILSETPPVSHELIYSNHARGFALCTMRSAHRSRYYVQCPLDDQIDQWPDQRFWDELKSRLDQKAVDELVTGPSIEKSIAPLRSFVAEPMRFGRMFLAGDAAHIVPPTGAKGLNLAASDVHYLSQALREYYDGKSSAGIDGYSARALARVWKAVRFSWWMTSMLHQFPDQGEFGARIQLAELDYLVSSKAASASLSENYVGLPL, encoded by the coding sequence TTGCGGACAAAAGTAGCAATCATTGGCGGGGGGCCAGCCGGACTGTTGCTTGGGCAACTACTTCATGCCTACGGCATTGACAACCTGATTCTCGAGCGCCAGACGCCGGAATACGTGCTCGGCCGCATTCGCGCCGGCCTGCTCGAAGAGGGCACCGTGGCGCTGCTCGACCAGGTCGGCGCCGGCGCGCGCGCCCATCGCGAGGGCCTCATCCACCACGGCGTGGAGCTGGCCTTCGGCGGCGCGCGGCATCGCATCGACATGCATGCCCCGACCGGCAAGACGGTGATGATCTACGGCCAGACCGAGGTGACGCTCGACCTGATGAACGCGCGCAAGGCCGCCGGCCTCACCACGGTCTATCAGGCCGCCGGCGTCGAACCGCATGATTTCGACAGCGACCATCCGCGCGTCAGCTACGTCAAGGACGGCGTTGCCTGCGAGATCGCCTGCGACTTCATTGCCGGCTGCGACGGATTTCATGGCGTCAGCCGCGCCAGCGTCAAACCCTCGGCGATCCAGACCTTCGAGCGGATCTATCCGTTCGGCTGGCTCGGCATCCTGTCGGAGACGCCGCCGGTCAGCCACGAGCTGATCTATTCCAACCATGCGCGGGGATTTGCGCTCTGCACCATGCGCTCGGCCCACCGCAGCCGCTATTACGTGCAATGCCCGCTCGACGATCAAATCGATCAATGGCCGGACCAGCGGTTCTGGGACGAGTTGAAGAGCCGGCTGGACCAGAAGGCGGTCGACGAACTCGTCACCGGGCCGTCGATCGAGAAGAGCATTGCGCCGCTGCGCAGCTTCGTCGCCGAGCCGATGCGGTTCGGGCGGATGTTTCTGGCCGGCGACGCCGCGCATATCGTGCCGCCGACCGGCGCCAAGGGATTGAACCTCGCCGCCAGCGACGTGCATTATCTCTCGCAAGCATTGCGCGAATATTACGACGGGAAATCCTCCGCCGGCATCGACGGTTATTCGGCGAGAGCGCTGGCGCGGGTCTGGAAGGCGGTGCGGTTCTCGTGGTGGATGACCTCGATGCTGCACCAATTTCCCGATCAGGGCGAATTCGGCGCGCGGATCCAGTTGGCCGAGCTGGATTACCTGGTCAGCTCGAAAGCCGCGTCCGCCTCGCTGTCGGAGAATTATGTGGGGCTGCCGCTTTAG
- a CDS encoding TRAP transporter substrate-binding protein, whose amino-acid sequence MRKTFLALLLAASVTPAFAQEKTFELKLSHWVPASHPLQKALEDWGAAVEKASGGTIKSKVFPAQQLGKAFDHYDMARDGIADVTYINPGYQPGRFPIIGAGELPFLMSDAKGGSMALDAWYRKYAEKEMKDVKFCLAFIHSPSSFHSRTKKIVVPDDVKGMKIRPAHATMATFITQLGGTNVQSSAPEVRDIIERGVADAVTFPWGSLVLFGIDKVTKYHMDAPLYVTTFAFVMNKDKYNQMSDRQKKAIDDNCNTEAAGRVGEPWGKFEDAGIEKVRAEEGHEIYKLTPDQTALWKKAAEPLVKSWGDGVKKSGVDPDAAMAELRASLTKYDALAQ is encoded by the coding sequence ATGAGGAAGACGTTCTTGGCGTTGCTGCTGGCCGCCAGCGTGACGCCCGCGTTCGCGCAGGAAAAAACCTTCGAGCTGAAGCTGTCGCACTGGGTGCCGGCGTCGCACCCGCTGCAAAAGGCGCTGGAAGACTGGGGAGCCGCGGTCGAGAAGGCATCTGGCGGCACCATCAAGTCCAAGGTCTTCCCCGCCCAGCAGCTCGGCAAGGCGTTCGACCATTATGACATGGCGCGCGACGGCATCGCCGACGTCACCTACATCAATCCGGGCTATCAGCCCGGCCGCTTCCCGATCATCGGCGCCGGCGAGTTGCCGTTCCTGATGTCGGACGCCAAGGGCGGCTCGATGGCGCTTGACGCCTGGTACCGGAAATATGCCGAGAAGGAGATGAAGGACGTCAAGTTCTGCCTGGCCTTCATCCATTCGCCCTCGTCGTTCCACTCCCGGACCAAGAAAATCGTCGTGCCCGACGACGTCAAGGGCATGAAGATCCGCCCCGCGCACGCTACGATGGCGACGTTCATCACCCAGCTCGGCGGCACCAATGTGCAATCCTCCGCGCCGGAGGTCCGCGACATCATCGAGCGCGGCGTCGCCGACGCCGTCACCTTTCCGTGGGGGTCGCTGGTGCTGTTCGGCATCGACAAGGTGACCAAGTATCACATGGATGCGCCGCTCTACGTCACCACCTTCGCCTTTGTCATGAACAAGGACAAATACAACCAGATGTCCGACCGCCAGAAAAAGGCGATCGACGACAATTGCAACACTGAAGCCGCCGGCCGCGTCGGCGAGCCCTGGGGCAAATTCGAAGACGCCGGTATCGAGAAGGTCAGGGCCGAGGAAGGTCACGAGATCTACAAGCTGACGCCGGACCAGACCGCACTGTGGAAGAAGGCCGCCGAGCCGCTGGTCAAGAGCTGGGGCGATGGCGTGAAAAAGAGTGGCGTCGATCCGGACGCCGCGATGGCCGAACTTCGCGCGTCGCTGACCAAATACGACGCGCTCGCGCAGTAG